TTGTCGTCCAGCGGGATCATCGGAGCGGATCCCGCCGCCTGGTACAGCAGGTAGGTCAGGGTCTCGGAGAAGTTGTCCGGCTGGATCGGGCAGCCCGGCACGCACACGATCGGGATGCCGGCCTTCGACTTCCAGTCCCAGCCGAGATAGTCGGGCAGGCCCATGGCACCGGTCGGGTTGCCGGCCATCGCGTGGATGCCGCCGTAGGTGGCACAGGTCCCGATGGCGACGACGGCCAGGGCCTTGGGCGCCAGCCGGTCGATCCATTCGCTGGTGGTGATCGGCTGACCGGTCTCCGGGTTGTCGCCGAAGCCGCACCAGTACCCCTCCGGCTTGATCGTCTCGTTCGGGATGGAACCCTCGACGACCAGCACGAAGGGATCGATCTCGCCGCGCTCGCCCTTGAAGAACCACTCGATGAACGTGTCCGCGCCGCCCACCGGACCGCATTCGAAGTCGATCAGCGGCCAGTGGACCTCGATCCTGGGCAGACCGGGCAGCGCACCGGTCACGATCTCCTCGATGCTCGGCTGCATCGCGGCCGTCAGGGCCACCGAGTCGCCGTCACAGCTCAGCCCCGCGTTGATCCAGAGGATGTGGATCGGGGACTCTTCTGCGGTGGCCGCGGCAGGTGCGTCCACCGTGTTCGACGTTGCTGCATCCATGAGGATGCCTCCCTGGAAAGAGACACACGAAGGCCGACATATCGACCCTCACCGTTCTTGATAGCAAGCGCTCGGCCCGGGTACGGCATGGTGCGCCGCCAGTGCGGTGACGTCGGGCCCCTCGGCGGGCGGGCCTCCCGCGGTTCTGCGGGCCGCCGCGGCGAGGTGCCCGGGGCGGCCCGACGGGGGATCCTTGTGCACGAACGCACGCCGCAGCGCGTGGTAGGACGACCGGGGATCGAAGAAGGTCCGCCGCATCTCGGCCAGCTCCTGCTCCCGGTATTCGGCCAGGGGTCTGTAGGTCTCGTCTCGGTCCCGTTCGCCCTTCTTCGCCGCGATCCGTGCCCCTGTCGCGGGCGACGCGGCGAGCCGCGCCGCGAGCCGGGCGGCCTCGCCCGCGAACGACCGGGCGTCGCAGTCGAGCGTCCGGTCGGCCAGGCCGAGCCGCTCGGCGGTCTCGGCGCTCACCGGCAGCGCCTCGCCGGTGAGCCGCTTCGCGACCGCGTCCCCCACCCGGCGCGGCAACGTGTACGTCCAGTACTCGGAGCCGTACAGCCCCATCAGGCGGTAGTGCGGGTTCAGCACCGCCCCCGACCTGCACCAGACCTCGTCCGCGGCAAGGGCGAGCATCATCCCGCCCGCGGCCGCGTTGCCGCCCACGGCGGCGACCACCAGCCGGTCGGTGGTGGTCAGTACGGCCTCCACGAGGTCGTCCATGGCGTTGATATTGGCCCAGGACTCCTCGGCGGGATCGGCTGCGGCCTCGATGACGTTCAGGTGGATGCCGTTGGAGAAGAAGTCCCGGGTGCCGCCCAGGACCAGCACCGAGGTGGGCCGCCGGCAGGCCAGCCGGTAGGCGTCCAGCAGGCGTCGGCACTGCGCCGTGCTCATCGCACCGCCGGGGAAGTCGAACGAGAGGAAGCCGGCCTGCCCCTCCTCTCGATAGCCGATGTCGCTCCAGCCGCGTCCGTGCCCCCCGTCGAACAGCGGCGCAGGGTGCTCCGGCAGCGCGGGCAGACGCCCGGCGAGCGCCGTCACGGCGGGCAGTTTGAACGGGACAGGCCCTCCCGGTCTGCGACGGGGGCGCAGCTCGGGGATCCATACCGCGCCGTCGGTCGTCGCCCGGCAGACGGCCCCCGCCCGTACGGCCACCAGCTCGCCCGGCCGTCCGCACAGTTCGTGTTCCGGGTGTCCCCCGTGCAGAAACCATTCTTCCCCGAGCAGTTCGTCGCGCACGCCGGGCTGGGAGTCGGCGGCGCGCAGCTTGCGCAGGACCGTCTCCGTCGAGTCCGAATCCCAGTCGATGCGTCGGTGCTCCTGGCGGAGGTACGGCCGGGTGCGGATGCGCAACTCCTGGTCCCCGGCGGTCTGCGGACGAGGGACGTACGTACCGGACGCACAGCGCTCGACGGCGAGGTGTACGGCCCGCAGTGCCGCGTCAGAGACCTCGTTGCGGTACAGATCGCTCTTGCCCGCCACAGGCACCGAGAAGGTGGCCGACGCCCAGATGTCCCCGGCGTCCATCTCTTCGCCGGCCTGCAGGACGGTCACCCCCCATGTGTCCGCGCCGTCGTGGATGGCCCAGTCGAGGGACGAGGGCCCGCGGTCGCCCGGAGGCCCCGGGTGGACGACGAGGCAGGTGTGCGCCGTCCACACGTCCCGGGGAATGGCGGTCTTCAGCAACGGGGCCAGGATGAGGTCGGGCGCGAACTCGCGCACAGCCCTGCGGAGCGACGCGTCGCGCTCGGGCGCCTGCGGGGTTGCGAGTTCCACCGCCACGGTGTGGCCACGATCCCTCAGTTCGGCGTGAACACGCTGAGTGAGGCTGTTGAACGCGCTCGCCACGAGCAGGATGTGCACGACAATCTCCCAACGCCGGGCAGATCTGGCTGCTTGCGATGGTGGGGTACGCGGGCGGGCCTCCACCGGCGAACGGCCGTTAAGTCACCCGAAAGCGAACACATCGGCGACCAGTCAGTGGAACCACGGCGACGGGCCCCGCCCGGTCGGCGGACCGGACCGGGGCAGACCATCCCGGAACGGACCGGCCAGGACCGCACCGAGGGGCAAGTCGACTCAGGACCGATCCGCCTTCCGGGCCCAACTTCCCATCGGCTCAAGCCCATTCGACTCCGTACGGCACGACCCGCCCCGGCGGCCTGTTATCTTTGCGTGACTTCGCAAGGCAACTCTCGGTGATGCTTTGGCCTTTGCTGTGCTGGAGACGGCGAGGGCTGACCGCATGGTCGCCGTCCGCACCACCCAGGGCCCCAAAAGGGCGGCCGGGGCGGTGCGCGGCAGCCGGGACGAGCGATGACCACTACACGTGTACGGGCACGGTCGTAGTCTGCGGCCGGCCCGGCCTGTCATGGCTGGACGGAATGACACTGCACAACATATTCAGCAGAACGGCGCATGCCGCCCGGGCCGCGTTACTCCCCGGGCCCGGACCTCTGAAACAGATGAGACGTCTGAAACAGATGAAGCGCACGCGCCTGCGCCTGCCGCGCAGACCGGACTACCCGCGCACGGGACGACACGGCCTGCGAAGATGGGTGCCCTCGTGGCGGCTGGCCGCGGGCTCGTTCCTGACCTTCACCGCGACGCTCACGGCCGTGGTGACCATCGCCTACGCACGGACGGACATACCCGAGGACCTCAACGCGTTCGCCACCCAGCAGGACACCGTCTACTACTGGGCCGACGGCACTCCCCTGGCCCGTACGGGCTGGGTGAGCCGTCAGGAGATGCCACTGTCGAAGATTCCCGACGATGTGCGATGGGCCGTACTGGCGGCCGAAAACGCCGACTTCTACTCGGACCACGGCATATCGGCGCAGGGGATCACCCGGGCCCTGTGGCGCACGGCCGGCGAGGGAGACACCCAGGGCGGCTCGACCATCACCCAGCAGTACGTCAAGAACGTCTACCTCTCGCAGGACCAGTCCTTCTCCCGCAAGTTCACCGAGATGCTGCTCGCGGTCAAACTCGACCGCCACGTGAGCAAGGACAAGATCCTTGAGGAGTATCTGAACACCAGCTGGTTCGGCCGGGGTACCTACGGTCTCCAGCGCGCGGCCCAGGCCTATTACGGCAAGGAGGTCACCCAACTCGACGCGAGCG
This sequence is a window from Streptomyces sp. NBC_01217. Protein-coding genes within it:
- a CDS encoding hydrogenase expression protein HypE, yielding MDAATSNTVDAPAAATAEESPIHILWINAGLSCDGDSVALTAAMQPSIEEIVTGALPGLPRIEVHWPLIDFECGPVGGADTFIEWFFKGERGEIDPFVLVVEGSIPNETIKPEGYWCGFGDNPETGQPITTSEWIDRLAPKALAVVAIGTCATYGGIHAMAGNPTGAMGLPDYLGWDWKSKAGIPIVCVPGCPIQPDNFSETLTYLLYQAAGSAPMIPLDDKLRPTWLFGATVHEGCDRAGYYEQGEFAQTYDSPKCLVKLGCWGPVVKCNVPKRGWMNGIGGCPNVGGICIACTMPGFPDKFMPFMDEPPGAKLSSTASGAYGAVIRRLRTITAKTVDKEPKWRHKRDRLTTGYRPPW
- a CDS encoding hydrogenase maturation protein, which gives rise to MHILLVASAFNSLTQRVHAELRDRGHTVAVELATPQAPERDASLRRAVREFAPDLILAPLLKTAIPRDVWTAHTCLVVHPGPPGDRGPSSLDWAIHDGADTWGVTVLQAGEEMDAGDIWASATFSVPVAGKSDLYRNEVSDAALRAVHLAVERCASGTYVPRPQTAGDQELRIRTRPYLRQEHRRIDWDSDSTETVLRKLRAADSQPGVRDELLGEEWFLHGGHPEHELCGRPGELVAVRAGAVCRATTDGAVWIPELRPRRRPGGPVPFKLPAVTALAGRLPALPEHPAPLFDGGHGRGWSDIGYREEGQAGFLSFDFPGGAMSTAQCRRLLDAYRLACRRPTSVLVLGGTRDFFSNGIHLNVIEAAADPAEESWANINAMDDLVEAVLTTTDRLVVAAVGGNAAAGGMMLALAADEVWCRSGAVLNPHYRLMGLYGSEYWTYTLPRRVGDAVAKRLTGEALPVSAETAERLGLADRTLDCDARSFAGEAARLAARLAASPATGARIAAKKGERDRDETYRPLAEYREQELAEMRRTFFDPRSSYHALRRAFVHKDPPSGRPGHLAAAARRTAGGPPAEGPDVTALAAHHAVPGPSACYQER